In Candidatus Thiodictyon syntrophicum, a genomic segment contains:
- a CDS encoding ABC transporter permease, with the protein MSPRQYLLVLIGILAREGLRFLHQRERFLGALVRPLVWLFIFAAGFRAVLGISIIPPYETYILYEEYIAPGLAAMILLFGGMQSSLSMVYDRELGSMRLLMVSPFPRWWLLLCKLLAGALVAVLQVYLFLAIAWFWGVQPPPIGYLLVLPALLLTALMLGALGLFLSSVIRQLENFAGVMNFVIFPLFFASSALYPLWRIRDSSIPLYEICRFNPFTWGVELIRFSLYAQLNWYALAGVAAALALFLAAALWGYDPGRGMMRFKQGGG; encoded by the coding sequence GTGAGCCCACGTCAATACCTGCTCGTCCTCATCGGCATCCTCGCCCGCGAGGGGCTGCGCTTCCTGCACCAGCGCGAGCGCTTCCTCGGTGCCCTGGTGCGTCCGCTGGTCTGGCTCTTCATCTTCGCGGCCGGCTTCCGCGCCGTGCTGGGGATCTCCATCATCCCGCCCTATGAGACCTATATCCTCTATGAGGAATATATAGCCCCGGGCCTGGCGGCGATGATCCTGCTCTTCGGCGGGATGCAGAGTTCACTCTCGATGGTCTATGACCGGGAACTGGGGAGTATGCGGCTCCTGATGGTCAGTCCCTTCCCCCGCTGGTGGCTTCTGCTGTGCAAGCTGTTGGCGGGGGCCCTGGTGGCGGTACTCCAGGTCTATCTGTTCCTCGCCATCGCCTGGTTCTGGGGCGTACAGCCGCCGCCGATCGGCTACCTGCTGGTCCTGCCCGCCCTGTTGCTCACCGCCCTGATGCTGGGCGCACTGGGGCTCTTTCTCTCCTCGGTGATCCGCCAACTGGAGAACTTCGCCGGGGTGATGAACTTCGTCATCTTCCCGCTCTTCTTCGCCTCCTCCGCACTCTATCCGCTCTGGCGCATCCGCGATTCCAGCATCCCGCTCTATGAGATCTGCCGTTTCAATCCCTTCACCTGGGGCGTGGAACTGATCCGCTTCTCACTCTATGCCCAACTGAACTGGTACGCCCTGGCCGGCGTCGCCGCCGCCCTGGCCCTGTTCCTCGCCGCCGCCCTCTGGGGCTATGACCCCGGGCGCGGTATGATGCGCTTCAAGCAGGGCGGGGGCTGA
- a CDS encoding ABC transporter ATP-binding protein, with protein MSADSDRGQDDRPGSTTADDVALEVCDIAFAYPGREVLAGVSFGVPPGGFCVLLGVNGAGKTTLFSLITRLFLCRTGSIRILGQDLSRQGARALAALGVVFQQPTLDLDLTLRQNLRYHCALHGLDPAAMRPRIESALAGVDLSERAGERARQLSGGQRRRLELARALLHRPRVLLADEPTVGLDVHSRQAIIAQVRARCREDGVAVLWATHLVDEVEPTDQVVLLHRGRVLHRGTAARLLTDTGSATVHQAFNRLTGAQEAA; from the coding sequence ATGAGCGCAGATAGTGATCGTGGTCAGGATGACAGGCCGGGCTCAACCACCGCCGACGACGTCGCCCTCGAGGTCTGCGACATCGCCTTCGCCTACCCCGGACGCGAGGTGCTGGCCGGCGTCTCATTCGGGGTCCCGCCGGGCGGCTTCTGCGTTCTCCTGGGGGTGAACGGCGCCGGTAAGACCACGCTCTTCTCACTCATCACCCGACTCTTTCTGTGCCGCACCGGGTCCATCCGCATCCTGGGCCAGGACCTCAGCCGGCAGGGCGCGCGGGCCCTGGCCGCCCTTGGCGTGGTCTTCCAGCAGCCGACCCTGGATCTGGATCTCACCCTGCGACAGAACCTGCGCTATCACTGCGCCCTGCACGGGCTGGACCCGGCGGCGATGCGCCCGCGCATCGAGTCCGCGCTGGCCGGGGTGGACCTCTCGGAGCGGGCCGGCGAGCGGGCGCGGCAACTGAGCGGCGGTCAGCGCCGCCGCCTGGAACTGGCCCGCGCCCTGCTGCATCGGCCCCGGGTCCTGCTGGCGGACGAACCGACCGTGGGGCTCGACGTGCACAGTCGCCAGGCCATCATCGCCCAGGTGCGGGCGCGCTGTCGCGAGGACGGGGTCGCGGTCCTGTGGGCGACCCACCTGGTGGACGAGGTGGAACCGACCGACCAGGTCGTCCTGCTGCACCGCGGCCGGGTGCTGCATCGGGGCACCGCGGCACGGCTCCTGACCGACACCGGGTCGGCCACCGTCCACCAGGCCTTCAACCGTCTCACCGGCGCGCAGGAGGCGGCGTGA
- a CDS encoding PQQ-dependent catabolism-associated beta-propeller protein yields MSISQSLSAISRAAALLAILVLAWPGAAGAYTVYVSSEKDNTITVVDGETLAIKASVKVGPRPRGIALSKDFKSLYVCTSDADHIEVLDLASLKVTHSLPSGPDPELLALAPDGRLLYVANEDDNMVTVVDVEGRTKVAEIQVGVEPEGMGLSPDGKWLVNTSETTNMAHFIDLATREVVANVLVDPRPRVAQFTPDSKQVWVSSEIGGTVSVIDTATKEKLKVIRFEVPGLRPESIQPVGIRLSADGKRAYVALGPAARVAVVDTATFAVEKYLLVGQRVWNLDFSPDQQRMFTTNGVSNDMSVIDLASLKVRKSIPVGRLLWGVVVAP; encoded by the coding sequence ATGTCGATCAGTCAATCACTGTCTGCAATCAGCCGCGCCGCGGCGCTCTTGGCGATCCTCGTCCTGGCCTGGCCCGGCGCGGCCGGTGCCTATACAGTCTATGTCTCCAGCGAAAAGGACAACACCATCACCGTGGTGGATGGCGAGACCCTTGCGATCAAGGCCAGCGTGAAGGTCGGACCCAGACCCCGGGGTATTGCGCTCAGCAAGGATTTCAAGTCACTGTATGTCTGCACCAGCGACGCCGACCATATCGAGGTGCTGGATTTGGCGAGCCTCAAGGTCACCCATAGCCTCCCCTCGGGTCCGGACCCGGAACTCCTGGCCCTGGCGCCCGACGGACGCCTGCTCTATGTCGCCAATGAAGACGACAACATGGTCACCGTGGTAGACGTGGAGGGGCGCACCAAGGTGGCCGAGATCCAGGTCGGGGTCGAGCCCGAGGGCATGGGCCTGAGCCCGGACGGCAAGTGGCTGGTCAATACCTCAGAGACCACTAACATGGCCCATTTCATCGATCTCGCCACCCGCGAGGTGGTCGCCAATGTGCTGGTGGACCCGCGCCCGCGGGTCGCCCAATTCACCCCGGACAGCAAACAGGTCTGGGTCTCCTCCGAGATCGGCGGCACCGTGAGCGTGATCGACACGGCAACCAAAGAGAAGCTCAAGGTCATCCGCTTCGAGGTCCCGGGGCTGCGCCCGGAGTCGATACAGCCGGTCGGCATCCGTTTGAGCGCCGACGGCAAGCGCGCCTATGTCGCCCTGGGCCCCGCCGCCCGGGTCGCGGTGGTCGACACCGCGACCTTCGCGGTCGAGAAATATCTATTGGTCGGCCAACGGGTGTGGAACCTGGACTTCTCCCCCGATCAGCAGCGGATGTTCACGACCAACGGCGTCAGCAATGACATGTCCGTTATCGACCTTGCGAGTCTCAAGGTGCGCAAGAGCATCCCGGTCGGGCGTCTGCTTTGGGGGGTGGTGGTTGCGCCTTGA
- a CDS encoding ABC transporter substrate-binding protein: MTLLLLALTLATGVEAAEFTLRIGLIDQAPAAAPPLSALLPPIVDDGLEGARQGIRDNATTGRFTGQAFELVPTRVAPGTPAAAAFRDLHGQGLRVFLINLPAPDLLALADLPEARDSLLFNIGAPDDRLRVTDCRRNLLHTAPSRAMLADALAQYLAWKRWTRWFLVVGPTPGDQAYAAALRRAAKRFGARILVEKPWTFEAGASRTDSGHFTEQQEANAFTQVADYDILLVADESDTFGEYLNYRSFLARPVGGTRGLSAAAWSGVSEQWGATQFQRRFRERTGRFMTPLDYAAWLAVRSIGEAATRTGSPDPGPLRAYLLGPDFKLAAFKGVPASFRDWNGQLRQPLLIVSPRVLVSVSPQEGFLHQFSTLDTLGYDRAETTCGMK, encoded by the coding sequence TTGACCCTCTTACTCCTCGCCCTGACCCTCGCGACGGGCGTCGAGGCCGCGGAATTCACGCTGCGCATCGGCCTGATCGACCAGGCGCCCGCCGCGGCGCCCCCCCTCTCCGCCCTGCTGCCGCCGATCGTCGATGACGGCCTGGAGGGCGCGCGTCAGGGTATCCGCGACAACGCCACCACCGGACGCTTCACCGGCCAGGCGTTCGAGCTGGTTCCGACGCGGGTCGCACCCGGGACCCCGGCCGCCGCGGCCTTCCGCGACCTGCACGGCCAGGGCCTGCGGGTCTTTCTGATCAATCTCCCGGCCCCCGACCTGCTGGCCCTGGCGGACCTGCCGGAGGCCCGGGACTCACTGCTGTTCAACATCGGCGCGCCGGACGACCGCCTGCGTGTGACTGACTGCCGCCGCAACCTGCTGCACACGGCCCCGAGCCGCGCCATGCTGGCGGACGCCCTGGCCCAATACCTCGCCTGGAAGCGCTGGACGCGCTGGTTCCTGGTGGTCGGACCCACCCCGGGCGATCAGGCCTATGCGGCGGCCCTGCGGCGCGCGGCCAAGCGCTTCGGTGCCAGGATCCTGGTGGAGAAGCCCTGGACCTTCGAGGCCGGGGCCTCACGCACCGACTCCGGGCACTTCACCGAGCAGCAGGAGGCCAACGCCTTCACCCAGGTGGCGGACTACGATATCCTGCTGGTGGCAGACGAGTCAGACACCTTCGGTGAGTATCTGAATTACCGCAGCTTCCTCGCGCGGCCGGTGGGCGGGACCCGGGGGCTCAGCGCCGCCGCCTGGAGCGGTGTTTCGGAGCAATGGGGCGCGACCCAGTTCCAGCGCCGTTTCCGCGAGCGCACCGGGCGCTTCATGACCCCCCTGGACTATGCCGCCTGGCTCGCGGTGCGCAGTATCGGCGAGGCCGCGACCCGCACCGGCTCACCCGACCCCGGGCCCTTGCGCGCCTACCTGTTGGGTCCTGACTTCAAACTCGCCGCCTTCAAGGGGGTGCCGGCGTCCTTTCGCGACTGGAATGGGCAATTGCGCCAGCCGCTGCTGATCGTCTCGCCCCGGGTCCTGGTCTCGGTGTCGCCGCAAGAGGGATTCCTGCACCAGTTCTCCACGCTCGACACCCTGGGCTATGACCGGGCGGAAACCACCTGCGGGATGAAATAG
- a CDS encoding SRPBCC family protein: MKSSVALALTLASLIAVPAALRAAGPARQDLTLKETIAAPPERVWAVIADFQDMGWHPAITKTAGRGGNAPRAVRTLTLTGGGQIVEELQTYDAAAHTFSYRILEVDPKVLPVTDYSSSLAVAPAADGGSIVTWKGSFGRGDPHENPPAGLTDEAAVDAVTKVYQAGLTNLKALAEKKAQ, from the coding sequence ATGAAATCATCGGTCGCCCTCGCCTTGACCCTGGCCTCGCTGATCGCCGTTCCCGCCGCCCTCCGGGCCGCCGGTCCCGCGCGCCAGGACCTCACCCTCAAAGAGACCATCGCGGCCCCGCCCGAGCGGGTCTGGGCGGTCATCGCCGACTTCCAGGACATGGGCTGGCACCCGGCAATCACCAAGACCGCGGGCCGCGGCGGCAATGCCCCGCGGGCGGTCCGCACCCTGACCCTCACCGGCGGGGGCCAGATCGTCGAGGAATTGCAGACCTACGACGCGGCGGCCCACACCTTCTCCTACCGCATCCTGGAGGTCGACCCCAAGGTCCTGCCGGTGACCGACTACAGCTCCTCACTCGCGGTCGCGCCGGCAGCCGATGGCGGCAGTATCGTCACCTGGAAGGGGTCCTTCGGCCGCGGCGACCCGCACGAGAACCCGCCCGCCGGGCTCACCGACGAGGCCGCGGTGGACGCCGTGACCAAGGTCTACCAGGCGGGCCTGACCAACCTCAAGGCGCTGGCCGAGAAAAAGGCTCAATAG
- a CDS encoding ABC transporter permease, translating into MTRAAPRLLRLGSALSLVLLWQVAAWWWPSSLLPTPLAVLDLAVHDALHGPLLHDLGATLRRVALAFLIAMLAGSAIGILMGRRRTLDLLLDPWLMLFLNLPALVVIILAYVWFGLAESTAVLAIAVNKVPQVVLTLREGARTLEPDYQELAQSFRLGWYKRLRYVTLPQLLPYVALAARSGLSLIWKLVLVAELLGRNDGIGFALHLFFQLFNVTGILAYSLAFILVMLAIEYGLLQPLERAANRWRR; encoded by the coding sequence GTGACGCGTGCGGCACCGCGCCTGCTGCGGCTCGGCTCCGCCCTGTCGCTGGTGCTGCTGTGGCAGGTCGCCGCCTGGTGGTGGCCGAGCAGCCTCCTGCCGACGCCGCTCGCGGTGCTGGATCTCGCGGTGCACGACGCCCTGCACGGCCCCCTGCTGCACGACCTGGGGGCGACGCTGCGCCGGGTCGCCCTCGCCTTCCTGATCGCCATGCTGGCGGGCAGCGCCATCGGTATCCTCATGGGCCGGCGGCGCACCCTCGACCTGCTGCTCGACCCCTGGCTGATGCTGTTCCTGAACCTGCCGGCCCTGGTCGTGATCATCCTCGCCTATGTCTGGTTCGGGCTCGCGGAGTCCACCGCGGTGCTGGCCATCGCCGTCAACAAGGTCCCCCAGGTCGTGCTCACCCTGCGCGAAGGGGCGCGCACCCTGGAGCCGGACTATCAGGAGCTGGCCCAGAGCTTCCGCCTGGGGTGGTACAAGCGGCTGCGCTACGTCACCCTGCCCCAGTTGCTGCCCTATGTCGCGCTGGCCGCCCGCTCCGGGCTGTCCTTGATCTGGAAGCTGGTGCTGGTGGCGGAACTGCTGGGGCGCAACGACGGGATCGGGTTCGCGTTGCACCTCTTCTTTCAACTCTTCAACGTCACCGGGATCCTGGCCTACAGCCTGGCCTTCATCCTGGTCATGCTGGCGATCGAGTATGGGCTGCTGCAACCACTTGAACGCGCTGCCAACCGCTGGCGACGCTGA
- a CDS encoding ABC transporter ATP-binding protein: MNALPTAGDAEDAPGGPRPSLADILVARKVYPDPATGHERLILDQVAFTLGPAEFVALVGPSGCGKSTLLHLIAGLDQAFTGSIRWPGTPDGRRPQLGYCFQNPRLLPWLTLRGNIDLVLDDPAARAAAVDTLLTTMGLAAVGHFPANRLSVGMQRRAALARAFAVQPRLLLMDEPFVSLDAPTAGQLRGLLLDLCERQRPTVIFVTHDLYEATLLADRLLFLSAPPTRVIGTVEVGIARDRRREVLVDARYGELKALFRALYQDAAGGPEQPVTDGTDARLG, encoded by the coding sequence TTGAACGCGCTGCCAACCGCTGGCGACGCTGAGGACGCACCCGGCGGCCCGCGCCCGTCGCTCGCGGACATCCTGGTCGCACGCAAGGTCTATCCGGACCCCGCCACCGGCCACGAGCGGCTCATCCTGGACCAGGTCGCCTTCACCCTGGGTCCCGCGGAGTTCGTCGCCCTGGTGGGCCCCTCGGGCTGCGGCAAGAGCACCCTGCTGCACCTGATCGCCGGGCTGGATCAGGCCTTCACCGGGTCCATCCGCTGGCCCGGCACGCCCGACGGCCGCCGCCCGCAGTTGGGCTACTGCTTCCAGAACCCGCGGCTGCTGCCCTGGCTGACCCTGCGGGGCAACATCGACCTGGTGCTGGACGACCCCGCCGCCCGCGCCGCCGCGGTCGACACCCTGCTGACCACCATGGGGCTCGCGGCCGTCGGGCACTTCCCCGCCAACCGCCTCTCGGTCGGGATGCAGCGGCGCGCCGCCCTGGCCCGCGCCTTCGCCGTGCAGCCGCGCCTGCTCCTGATGGACGAGCCCTTCGTCTCGCTCGACGCCCCAACGGCCGGGCAACTGCGCGGCCTGCTCCTGGATCTTTGCGAGCGACAGCGCCCCACCGTCATCTTCGTCACCCACGACCTGTACGAGGCCACCCTGCTGGCGGACCGGCTGCTGTTCCTGTCGGCCCCACCCACCCGGGTCATCGGCACGGTCGAGGTCGGCATCGCACGCGATCGGCGGCGGGAGGTCTTGGTGGACGCGCGTTATGGCGAACTCAAGGCGCTGTTCCGGGCGCTGTATCAGGATGCCGCGGGCGGGCCTGAACAACCGGTGACGGACGGTACCGATGCCCGGCTGGGCTGA
- the fae gene encoding formaldehyde-activating enzyme, translating into MSSKIIFKAGEATVFTEGKDVTAAMPEILIGAVDGPVGHAFANMMAQSKGHTAMFAVRDINQLVRPATIMVPKVTLKHTAQVELFGGLVQSATADAVLDCVIEGIIPRDQANDLCIITLVWIDPGCAALAKKGKLDKADMYKNNYEATKLAIQRALNDEPSIDELIKNRHTVKHCMWEESWNQQ; encoded by the coding sequence ATGTCCAGCAAGATAATTTTCAAGGCCGGCGAAGCCACCGTCTTCACCGAAGGCAAGGACGTCACCGCCGCCATGCCGGAAATCCTGATCGGCGCCGTCGACGGCCCGGTCGGCCACGCCTTCGCCAACATGATGGCCCAGAGCAAGGGCCACACGGCCATGTTCGCCGTGCGCGACATCAATCAACTGGTGCGCCCGGCGACCATCATGGTCCCGAAGGTCACCCTCAAGCATACCGCACAGGTCGAACTCTTCGGCGGCCTGGTGCAATCCGCCACGGCCGACGCCGTACTCGACTGCGTAATCGAAGGCATCATCCCGCGCGACCAGGCCAATGACCTGTGCATCATCACCCTGGTATGGATCGACCCAGGCTGCGCCGCGCTGGCAAAGAAAGGCAAGCTCGACAAGGCCGACATGTACAAGAACAACTACGAGGCCACCAAGCTGGCCATCCAGCGTGCCCTCAACGACGAGCCATCCATCGATGAACTGATCAAGAACCGGCATACTGTCAAGCACTGCATGTGGGAGGAGAGTTGGAACCAGCAGTAA
- a CDS encoding UPF0175 family protein, which yields MATISFEFEPSTFSALRLAPMEFAREMRIAAAVQWYAQGIVSQGKATELAGLTRSELLEELFRRRVPACQVTADELVDEIHGV from the coding sequence ATGGCAACGATCAGTTTCGAGTTTGAACCCTCTACTTTCAGCGCCCTACGCCTGGCACCGATGGAGTTTGCACGCGAGATGCGCATCGCGGCGGCGGTGCAGTGGTACGCTCAGGGCATCGTCTCCCAAGGCAAAGCTACGGAATTAGCAGGGTTGACCCGCTCGGAGCTGCTTGAAGAGCTTTTCCGACGCAGGGTCCCGGCCTGCCAAGTAACCGCAGACGAACTGGTGGACGAAATCCATGGGGTCTAA